A section of the Deltaproteobacteria bacterium genome encodes:
- a CDS encoding GAF domain-containing protein translates to MTSGPSEHLPPEPALQAQPEPPEGAVRALLAATDEGLLVIGPDRRIAAWNRRLAELLRVPEELLQQRSTEALELAIRAQAEVGPGPSLPDSTQPPSEVLRYLDGHAVERSYVDTDGAGVGSVWLYRDVSERERLRERLHDFQERVDDFYAHTPVMLHSIDAEGRLRSVSDEWVRRLGYSRSEVIGRRSVEFLTPESRRFAQEVVLPAFFQTGSCHDVPYQVVAKSGEIVDVQLSATCERDASGKLRQSVAVLVDVTERKRLEVDGSRLQGEQLALRRQAERAERQTAFLAEAGTLLSESLDYETTLKRLGELCVKELCDWCLIDVLEDGQFKREGWAHRDPAKREQLAELGRRFPPSMGGPKPIGVVAATGKSLLIPEATDELMERFFPDPAHRQALRALGSKSGMVVPLQIGNRVLGGLSLISSTQAYGEGDLALAEELARRAALAIEHARVYRESQQTRAQLGFLAEASKVLAQNLDFDETLHRVCELCTRSLADWAMLGLLGGDGFAQAAFASSRESDNAMLKELRGGFPRTLVPGSLFDRVMRSGQPVLLPVVDRETVLQNVATPSLQRAILSLGCESAMVLPLVARGQVMGALGLVSRRTERRYGPADLELARELAGRAAVALENTRLYRTAQEAVGLRDTFLMIASHELKTPLTPLKALVEIADRRLRQGGAVDATLIGRLKRPIAQLSALVEDLLDSARIDSGRLKFVLARLDLGELITEEVDAFRVSHGERTVKLELGPGPFMVKGDRARLEQVVANLLDNAAKYSPMATALRVRVFTEGAEVRFSVTDSGIGIPSEQQKRVFERFFRAANAPISRYGGLGLGLFISRDIVQGHGGRMWLESESGRGATFFVALPALGESG, encoded by the coding sequence ATGACATCGGGGCCCAGCGAGCACCTTCCGCCCGAACCCGCGCTCCAGGCCCAGCCCGAGCCCCCCGAGGGCGCGGTCAGGGCCCTGCTCGCCGCCACCGACGAGGGGCTGCTGGTCATCGGCCCGGATCGCCGCATCGCCGCCTGGAATCGACGCCTGGCAGAGCTCCTGCGTGTGCCCGAGGAGCTCCTGCAGCAGCGGAGCACCGAGGCCCTGGAGCTCGCCATCCGCGCCCAGGCCGAGGTGGGGCCGGGCCCCTCGCTGCCGGACTCCACGCAGCCGCCCTCGGAGGTGCTGCGCTACCTCGACGGCCACGCCGTGGAGCGCTCCTACGTGGACACCGACGGGGCGGGCGTGGGCAGCGTGTGGCTCTACCGCGACGTGAGCGAGCGCGAGCGCCTGCGAGAGCGCCTGCACGACTTTCAGGAGCGCGTCGACGACTTCTACGCGCACACGCCGGTGATGCTGCACTCCATCGACGCCGAGGGGCGCCTGAGGAGCGTGAGCGACGAGTGGGTCCGCCGGCTCGGCTACTCGCGCAGCGAGGTCATCGGCCGCCGCTCGGTGGAGTTCCTCACGCCCGAGTCTCGGCGCTTCGCCCAGGAGGTGGTGCTCCCCGCCTTCTTCCAGACCGGCTCCTGCCACGACGTGCCCTACCAGGTGGTCGCCAAGAGCGGCGAGATCGTGGACGTGCAGCTCTCGGCCACCTGCGAGCGCGACGCCTCCGGCAAGCTGCGGCAGTCGGTGGCGGTGCTGGTGGACGTGACCGAGCGCAAGCGGCTGGAGGTGGACGGCTCGCGGCTTCAGGGCGAGCAGCTCGCGCTGCGCCGCCAGGCCGAGCGCGCGGAGCGGCAGACCGCGTTCCTGGCCGAGGCGGGCACGCTGCTCTCGGAGTCGCTGGACTACGAGACCACGCTCAAGCGCCTGGGCGAGCTCTGCGTGAAGGAGCTCTGCGACTGGTGCCTCATCGACGTGCTCGAGGACGGGCAGTTCAAGCGCGAGGGCTGGGCCCACCGCGACCCGGCCAAGCGGGAGCAGCTGGCGGAGCTGGGCCGGCGCTTTCCGCCGTCGATGGGCGGGCCCAAGCCCATCGGCGTGGTGGCCGCGACGGGGAAGTCACTGCTCATCCCCGAGGCCACCGACGAGCTGATGGAGCGCTTCTTCCCGGATCCAGCGCACCGGCAGGCGCTGCGCGCGCTGGGATCGAAGTCGGGGATGGTGGTGCCGCTGCAGATCGGCAACCGCGTGCTGGGCGGGCTCAGCCTCATCTCCTCGACGCAGGCGTACGGGGAGGGCGACCTCGCGCTCGCCGAGGAGCTCGCCCGCCGCGCCGCGCTGGCCATCGAGCACGCGCGGGTGTACCGCGAGTCGCAGCAGACGCGGGCGCAGCTCGGGTTTCTGGCCGAGGCGAGCAAGGTGCTCGCCCAGAACCTCGACTTCGACGAGACCCTGCACCGCGTCTGCGAGCTCTGCACGCGGAGCCTGGCCGACTGGGCCATGCTCGGGCTGTTGGGCGGGGACGGGTTCGCGCAGGCGGCGTTTGCCTCGTCGCGCGAGAGCGACAACGCCATGCTCAAGGAGCTCCGCGGCGGCTTCCCGCGCACGCTGGTGCCGGGCTCGCTCTTCGACCGGGTGATGCGCTCGGGCCAGCCGGTGCTCCTGCCGGTGGTGGACCGCGAGACGGTGCTGCAGAACGTGGCCACGCCGTCGCTGCAGCGGGCCATCCTCAGCCTGGGCTGCGAGAGCGCCATGGTGTTGCCACTGGTGGCGCGCGGGCAGGTGATGGGCGCGCTGGGGCTGGTGTCGCGCAGGACCGAGCGGCGCTACGGGCCGGCCGATCTGGAGCTGGCCAGGGAGCTCGCGGGTCGCGCCGCGGTGGCGCTGGAGAACACCCGGCTGTACCGGACCGCGCAGGAGGCCGTGGGCCTGCGCGACACCTTCTTGATGATCGCCTCGCACGAGCTGAAGACGCCGCTCACGCCGCTCAAGGCGCTGGTGGAGATCGCCGACCGGCGGCTGCGCCAGGGCGGCGCGGTGGACGCGACGCTCATCGGGCGGCTCAAGCGGCCCATCGCCCAGCTCTCCGCGCTGGTGGAGGACCTGCTGGACAGCGCGCGCATCGACTCCGGGCGGCTCAAGTTTGTTCTCGCGCGCCTCGACCTGGGCGAGCTCATCACCGAGGAGGTGGATGCCTTTCGGGTGTCGCACGGCGAGCGGACGGTGAAGCTCGAGCTCGGGCCCGGGCCGTTCATGGTGAAGGGCGACCGCGCCCGGCTGGAGCAGGTGGTGGCCAACCTCCTGGACAACGCCGCCAAGTACTCGCCCATGGCCACCGCGCTGCGCGTTCGGGTGTTCACCGAGGGCGCGGAGGTGCGGTTCTCGGTGACCGACTCGGGGATCGGCATTCCCAGCGAGCAGCAGAAGCGCGTCTTCGAGCGCTTCTTCCGCGCCGCCAACGCGCCCATCAGTCGCTACGGCGGGCTGGGGCTGGGGCTCTTCATCTCGCGGGACATCGTGCAGGGACACGGCGGGCGGATGTGGCTCGAGAGCGAGTCTGGCCGCGGCGCGACGTTCTTCGTGGCCCTGCCCGCACTGGGCGAGTCGGGCTAG
- a CDS encoding glycosyltransferase family 39 protein has protein sequence MGPRAWLLLVGAGLALALAWRPSELTLPPHGEHAWRDADGIGIARCFVREGVALWRPRVMERGATPGVVGMELPLVNAMGAGLMKLLGIADAWARLPCWLALVPLALGATALGRRLFGDPRAAALTAVALVLQPLVLVYSRKCMPELPMLAALVWAVALAHDALHRPSMASAVAAGLLFALAAVLKPTGLAAAIPVAIWAARTRRFGAAAVIAVIPTAAAALWFAHARALEAEGLPLFKLHQDWFEWLHLAGSPSFWSIVLGRVLHTYLLWPTVIWMVLRWPVVVALAREHRALMAWLGAALFVVILFGSHNAQHPYYALPLLVPIALFVGGFAARASALHARPERVAMAFALVFAITALVRAEQRRTPFPIDAAALVASAAHVPAGLTVATDAHSPVVSLVLLDRLGWARPAEELKPAAIDALRSQGAAVLVESSFGGWLPPETRAALPPPVYADDVLRAYAL, from the coding sequence ATGGGCCCGCGAGCGTGGTTGCTTCTGGTTGGCGCGGGTCTCGCGTTGGCGCTCGCGTGGCGGCCGTCGGAGCTCACACTTCCGCCGCACGGCGAGCACGCCTGGCGCGACGCGGATGGCATCGGCATCGCGCGCTGCTTCGTTCGAGAGGGCGTCGCGCTGTGGCGGCCGCGGGTGATGGAGCGCGGTGCGACCCCCGGCGTGGTGGGCATGGAGTTGCCGCTCGTGAACGCCATGGGCGCTGGGCTCATGAAGCTGCTCGGCATCGCCGACGCGTGGGCGCGGCTGCCCTGCTGGCTCGCGTTGGTTCCGCTCGCGCTGGGCGCCACGGCGCTCGGTCGGCGGCTCTTCGGCGACCCGCGTGCCGCCGCGCTGACCGCCGTGGCGCTGGTGCTGCAGCCGCTGGTGCTCGTCTATTCGCGCAAGTGCATGCCCGAGCTGCCCATGCTCGCCGCGCTGGTGTGGGCCGTGGCGCTCGCGCACGACGCGCTCCATCGGCCGTCGATGGCGAGCGCCGTCGCGGCGGGGCTGCTCTTCGCGCTGGCCGCGGTGCTCAAGCCGACAGGGCTCGCGGCTGCAATTCCCGTCGCGATCTGGGCCGCCCGGACCCGGCGATTCGGCGCTGCAGCGGTGATTGCGGTGATTCCGACGGCCGCGGCGGCGCTCTGGTTCGCGCACGCGCGCGCTCTCGAGGCGGAAGGGTTGCCGCTCTTCAAGCTGCACCAGGACTGGTTCGAGTGGCTGCACCTCGCAGGCAGCCCGAGCTTCTGGTCGATCGTCCTGGGGCGCGTGCTGCACACCTACCTGCTCTGGCCGACCGTGATCTGGATGGTGCTGCGCTGGCCCGTGGTGGTTGCGCTCGCGCGTGAGCACCGCGCGCTCATGGCCTGGCTGGGCGCGGCGCTCTTCGTCGTCATCCTCTTCGGAAGCCACAACGCGCAGCACCCGTACTACGCGCTGCCGCTGCTCGTGCCGATCGCGCTCTTCGTGGGCGGCTTTGCGGCGCGGGCGAGCGCGCTCCACGCGCGACCGGAGCGCGTGGCGATGGCCTTTGCGCTCGTCTTCGCGATCACCGCCCTGGTGCGCGCCGAGCAGCGACGGACGCCGTTCCCGATCGACGCCGCGGCGTTGGTGGCCTCGGCCGCGCACGTCCCTGCGGGACTGACCGTAGCCACCGACGCGCACTCGCCGGTGGTGTCGCTGGTGCTGCTCGACCGGTTGGGTTGGGCGCGGCCCGCGGAAGAATTGAAGCCCGCGGCCATCGACGCGCTTCGTTCGCAGGGCGCAGCGGTGCTGGTGGAGTCGAGCTTTGGTGGGTGGCTGCCACCCGAGACGCGCGCCGCGCTGCCGCCGCCGGTGTACGCCGACGACGTGCTCAGGGCATACGCGCTGTGA
- a CDS encoding potassium transporter Kup, whose translation MQVVAEAPAEHAHASARKGALILGAIGVVFGDIGTSPLYAFQECVSERGVPAAQASNVLGVLSLIFWSLMMVVTIKYLAFLMRADNRGEGGIFALLALVPPSARKTGETIGWVTLLVVAGAALLFGDGIITPAISVLSALEGLEVATPVLHDAIVPLTCLVLLGLFAIQSRGTGKVGAIFGPVMVVWFVSIGVLGLVQIAKYPAVLFALSPTHAVTFFMSHGWKGFVLLGSVVLAVTGGEALYADMGHFGRGPIRMAWLGLVLPSLVFSYFGQGALVLQDPSKADQPFFGMVPQGLGTWALVAIAAPATVIASQALISGVFSLAHQGVQLGLFPRVEVRHTSGESEGQIYVPGLNWALAIACLALVLGFKKSSALAAAYGLAVSGTMAVTSIVYFEVTRKTWKWPLSKALPVLLLFLSFDLPFLGANLLKFKEGGYLPVLVGALFFAAMYVWRRGRLLLGEYNAAQSPNLNDFLTRLKAGEWSDVPRVPGTAVFLTTVVDTAPPILLRHMKRVRALPERVVLLTLITEHAPSVPDATRATVKDLGQGFVQAVEHFGYMEQPDAPGVLARAAKAASLDLGLDQATYYLGRETFLATSKGRMGRYSEMLFAVLSRNSHTASSYFAIPPEQVIELGVQIDL comes from the coding sequence ATGCAGGTCGTTGCCGAGGCGCCGGCGGAACACGCGCACGCCTCTGCGCGCAAGGGGGCGCTCATCCTCGGCGCCATCGGCGTTGTCTTCGGTGACATCGGCACCTCGCCGCTCTATGCGTTTCAGGAGTGCGTGAGCGAGCGCGGCGTGCCGGCCGCGCAGGCGTCGAACGTGCTGGGCGTGCTCTCGCTCATCTTCTGGTCGCTGATGATGGTGGTGACCATCAAGTACCTCGCGTTCCTCATGCGCGCCGACAACCGCGGCGAGGGTGGCATCTTCGCGCTGCTCGCGCTGGTGCCTCCGTCGGCGCGCAAGACGGGCGAGACCATCGGCTGGGTCACGCTCCTGGTGGTCGCGGGCGCGGCGCTGCTCTTCGGCGACGGCATCATCACGCCGGCAATCTCGGTGCTCAGCGCGCTCGAGGGCCTCGAGGTCGCGACGCCGGTGCTCCACGACGCCATCGTCCCGCTCACGTGCCTCGTGCTGCTCGGCCTCTTCGCCATCCAGAGCCGCGGCACGGGGAAGGTCGGCGCCATCTTTGGCCCGGTGATGGTGGTCTGGTTCGTGAGCATCGGCGTGCTCGGGTTGGTGCAGATCGCGAAATATCCCGCGGTGCTCTTCGCGCTCTCGCCCACGCACGCGGTGACGTTCTTCATGAGCCACGGCTGGAAGGGATTCGTGCTCCTCGGCTCGGTCGTTCTCGCGGTGACCGGCGGCGAGGCGCTCTACGCCGACATGGGCCACTTCGGCCGCGGGCCGATCCGCATGGCCTGGCTCGGGCTGGTGCTGCCCTCGCTGGTGTTCAGCTACTTCGGCCAGGGCGCGCTGGTCTTGCAGGATCCGTCGAAGGCCGATCAGCCCTTCTTCGGCATGGTGCCGCAGGGCCTGGGCACCTGGGCGCTGGTTGCGATTGCCGCGCCGGCCACGGTGATCGCCTCGCAGGCGCTCATCTCGGGCGTGTTCTCGCTGGCGCACCAGGGCGTGCAGCTCGGGCTCTTCCCGCGCGTGGAGGTGCGGCACACCTCGGGCGAGTCGGAGGGGCAGATCTACGTGCCGGGCCTCAACTGGGCGCTCGCCATCGCGTGCCTGGCGCTGGTGCTGGGCTTCAAGAAGTCGAGCGCGCTGGCGGCGGCGTACGGCCTGGCGGTGAGCGGCACCATGGCGGTGACGTCGATCGTGTACTTCGAGGTCACGCGCAAGACCTGGAAGTGGCCGCTGAGCAAGGCGCTGCCGGTGCTGCTGCTCTTCCTCTCGTTCGACCTGCCGTTCCTGGGCGCGAATTTGTTGAAGTTCAAAGAAGGCGGCTACCTGCCGGTGCTGGTGGGCGCGCTCTTCTTCGCGGCGATGTACGTGTGGCGCCGCGGGCGGCTCTTGCTCGGTGAGTACAATGCCGCCCAGTCGCCGAACTTGAACGACTTCCTCACGCGGCTGAAGGCCGGCGAGTGGAGCGACGTGCCGCGCGTGCCGGGGACGGCGGTGTTTCTGACCACGGTCGTCGACACCGCGCCGCCGATCCTGCTGCGACACATGAAGCGCGTTCGCGCGCTGCCCGAGCGGGTGGTGCTGCTCACGCTGATCACCGAGCACGCGCCCTCGGTCCCCGACGCGACCCGGGCGACCGTGAAAGACCTGGGGCAGGGCTTCGTGCAGGCCGTGGAACATTTTGGTTACATGGAGCAGCCCGATGCGCCGGGGGTGCTCGCGCGCGCCGCGAAGGCCGCAAGCCTCGACCTCGGGCTCGACCAGGCGACGTACTACCTCGGCCGGGAGACGTTCCTCGCCACGTCGAAGGGCCGCATGGGGCGCTACAGCGAGATGCTCTTCGCGGTGCTTTCGCGCAACAGCCACACGGCGTCGTCGTACTTCGCGATCCCGCCGGAGCAGGTCATCGAGCTCGGCGTGCAGATCGATCTCTAG
- a CDS encoding DUF393 domain-containing protein gives MVIEHLTVLYDAECGFCCRCRAWLEQQPSLVELELVSREAPGVAARFPGLAPGDDELVVVDNAGGVYRGPDAFIVCLWALVAYRPWAMRLASPGLRPLARLAFEMVSSQRHRLAEWLSLRSDADLARALQLQMGLGAPRCARPA, from the coding sequence ATGGTCATCGAGCACCTCACCGTGCTGTACGACGCGGAGTGCGGCTTCTGCTGCCGGTGCCGGGCCTGGCTGGAGCAGCAGCCGTCGCTGGTGGAGCTGGAGCTGGTGTCGCGGGAGGCGCCGGGTGTGGCCGCGCGCTTCCCGGGGCTGGCCCCCGGTGACGACGAGCTGGTGGTCGTCGACAACGCGGGCGGCGTGTACCGCGGGCCGGACGCGTTCATCGTCTGCCTCTGGGCGCTCGTCGCGTACCGTCCCTGGGCCATGCGGCTCGCGAGCCCGGGACTGCGGCCCCTGGCGAGGCTCGCGTTCGAGATGGTGTCCAGCCAGCGCCACCGCCTTGCCGAGTGGCTGTCGCTGCGGAGCGATGCCGACCTGGCCCGCGCCCTTCAGCTGCAGATGGGCCTGGGCGCCCCGCGATGTGCGAGGCCCGCGTGA